In the Nocardioides marmotae genome, GCGCTGCGCAACGCCGCGGCGCTCGAGGCGATCGCCGACCCCGACTTCCAGACCGAGCTCGGCCAGTTCAACATCGAGATCAACGTCCCGCCCGCGCGGCTGCGCGAAGGGGGCCTGACCACCTTCGAGGAGAGCCTGCGGCGCAGCCTCAACGACGCCGAGGCCAAGTCGGCCGCCGTGGGGGCGCACCTGGTGATGATCGGCATCCTGCCGACGCTGACCGGGGAGCACATGGACCCCGCGAGCCTGAGCCCGAACCCGCGCTACAAGCTGCTCAGCGAGCAGATCCTGGCCGCCCGCGGCGAGGACATCTCGATCTCGATCGACGGCCCGGAGCGGCTGGGCACCACCACGGACTCGATCGTGCCCGAGGCGGCGTGCACCAGCACGCAGTTCCACGTGCAGACCTCGCCGGCCGACTTCGCGTCGTACTGGAACGCCTCGCAGGCCGTCTCCGCGATCCAGCTGGCCGTCGGCGCCAACTCGCCGTACCTGCTGGGCAAGGAGCTGTGGCGCGAGACGCGGATCCCGCTGTTCGAGCAGGCGACCGACACCCGCAGCGAGGAGCTCAAGGCCCAGGGGGTGCGGCCGCGGGTCTGGTTCGGCGAGCGGTGGGTGACCTCGGTCTTCGACCTGTTCGAGGAGAACGTCCGCTACTTCCCGGCCCTGCTGCCGATCACCAACGAGGAGGACCCGCTCGCGGTGCTCGAGGGCGGCGGCACCCCGAACCTCCCCGAGCTGCGGCTGCACAACGGGACCATCTACCGCTGGAACCGGCCGGTCTACGACGTCGCCGGCGGCGTGCCCCACCTGCGGGTGGAGAACCGGGTGCTCGCGGCCGGCCCCACCGTCGCGGACACGGTGGCCAACGCCGCGTTCTACTTCGGGCTCGTGCGGCACCTGGCCGAGAGCGAGCGCCCGCTGTGGTCGCAGATGTCCTTCAGCGCCGCGGAGGAGAACTTCCACGTCGCCGCGCGGCAGGGGATCGAGGCGGACGTCTACTGGCCCGGGGTGGGCCAGGTGCGGGCGACCGAGCTGGTCCTGCGACGGCTGCTGCCGATGGCGCGCGCCGGCCTGGACGCCTGGGGCGTCGAGGGCGCGGAGTCCGACCGGCTGCTCGGGATCATCGAGCAGCGGTGCTCGACCGGGGTCAACGGTGCGGAGTGGTTCGCGCGCCGGATGGGCGAGCGGGCGGGGGAGGAGCGGTACGACGCGCTGCGCGCCACGCTGCTGGAGTACCGCGGGCGGATGCACACCAACGACCCGGTGCACACCTGGGACTGATCGCCTGGGCTCACCGCTCCCGCAGGCGCCGCCAGGTGCGGCCGGCGCCCGAGCGCGGGTCCCACCAGCCGTGCCGGTTGGCCACGACCATCACCAGCGCCGCGCCCGCCTCGGCGTACGCCGTGCGCGCGGCCGCCAGCCAGGCGGCGTCGACGTCCTGGAGCTCGAGCGCCCCGGTGCGGGTCAGCCACACCAGCGGCTCGCGCCCGGCCGCGCGGGCCGTTGCGCGTCGCATCGCCGCGACCGCGTCCGCGCGCAGGGCGTGGTCGAGGTGGTCCTCCGGGCGCACGGCGAGCACCCGCTCGGCGCCGCCGGGCAGGCCCACGTGGACCAGCGGCAGGTGCACCCGCCGCCGCTCGCCCTGGGCGTGCTGGAGCACGGCGGTCCGCAGCAGCCGACCGAGGTCGGCCGGCACCGGCACGGGCACGCCGGCGCCGGTGTC is a window encoding:
- a CDS encoding glutamate--cysteine ligase, which produces MGEEVDSQEFSRADRTRHREKVRRCLDVFARMLRDSRFDTDDPMTGLEVELNLVDALGDPALRNAAALEAIADPDFQTELGQFNIEINVPPARLREGGLTTFEESLRRSLNDAEAKSAAVGAHLVMIGILPTLTGEHMDPASLSPNPRYKLLSEQILAARGEDISISIDGPERLGTTTDSIVPEAACTSTQFHVQTSPADFASYWNASQAVSAIQLAVGANSPYLLGKELWRETRIPLFEQATDTRSEELKAQGVRPRVWFGERWVTSVFDLFEENVRYFPALLPITNEEDPLAVLEGGGTPNLPELRLHNGTIYRWNRPVYDVAGGVPHLRVENRVLAAGPTVADTVANAAFYFGLVRHLAESERPLWSQMSFSAAEENFHVAARQGIEADVYWPGVGQVRATELVLRRLLPMARAGLDAWGVEGAESDRLLGIIEQRCSTGVNGAEWFARRMGERAGEERYDALRATLLEYRGRMHTNDPVHTWD